The genomic DNA GTCGTCATGCCGCAGAGCTTGCGGCAGGGGGCATTCAGCTCGGTTTCACCGTGGTTTCAGTGCCCTGGAACCGGCGGCTTCTCCGACGGGGAGCACGGGCGAGGCCGCGCCGATAAGCTGAGGGTGCTCGGCACATCAGCGCGCACCCAGCCCAAACTCCCATCGCAGCACTGGAGGAATCGTGGCCGGACAGTTCGAGGCGACAGCCGAGGTCAACCGCCCTGTCGAGGAGGTCTTCGCCTTCCTCGCCGAGGGCACGAACGACCCGAAGTTCAGCCCCCGGGTCCAGGAGATCACCAAGACTCCGCAGGGCCCGACGGCCGTGGGCACCGTCTTCACGAGCACCGTCAAGGACGCCGGCATGAAGACGGGCCGCACGTTCCGGATCACCGAGTACGAGGCACCCCACCGCATCCGCTGGACGGAGACATCCAAGAACATCTTGACGGCGGACGAGGGTGGCTACGACCTCGAAGCCACCGGTCCGGGCACGACCAAGGTGAGGATCTTCAATGTCCTCGAAGGCCACGGCATCGGGAAACTGCTCGTGGGCTTCGCGCTGGGTGCGGCACGCAAGGACGCGCCCGCGTTCGGGCAGCGCATCAAGACGGCGGTGGAGGCCTCCTGAACCACCGGTGACGAGGACCGGTTCCTACGAACGCGCGGTCGCGGGGCGGCTGTTGTACGCCTCCGCCTCCAGCACCGGACGGCCTGAGGGCAGTGCGCGACTCGGCCAGGACAAGGTGACGTCCTGGGACTCGCCGGGCAGCAGCCACAGGTAGTTGTGGCTGTACAGCGTCGGCAGCACACGGTCGCCGGTCGTACCGTCCTTGAGGGAGAGTCGGACCATGGCGGCGACGGCCAGACCCTGATTGCGGACGGTCGCGGTCAGCTCGCTACGGGCTCCGGAACGGGACAGGCGCCCGACCGTCGCGGACACCTTGGTCCGCGGCGCGCCGCTCAACGCGCGCATGGCGTCTGGCGTGCGATAACGCCAGTAGGTGTTGCGCGACAGGACCCGGCCGTCACTGCCCTCCAACGTCAGACGCAGCAGATGCAGATCCGGCAGGCCGTCGGTCCAGGCCGCGGTGAACGCCTTGGCGGTCGCGGCCGGCGCCACATCCAGCCGGACACTCCTGCTCGCGCCGAGCCGACGACCGGACAGGTCGAGCAACTGCGCCGACACGACCGCGTTCTTCAGAGCCGCCCGCGTGTGGTTCACGGCGAGCACCCGCCCCTCCGGATCGGCCTGGACATGCAGCGGCTCGCAGGCCGAACGGGCGCCGTAGTACGTGCCGTTGACGTCGAAGTCGTAGTCGTAGGTCTGCCAGACCGTGCTGTGCCACGCGGGGTGGGACATCCACAGCATCAGTCCGCTGGCGTTGTCCCAGAGGTTCGCGTTCCAGGCCTCGAACATGGCGCGCGTGTTCTCGTAGTTGACGAACTGGGCCTTGCGGGCGAAGTCGTCCAGTCCGGTGACTGCTCCGAGACGCGCTTCTACGGCCGCCTTGTAGTTCTGCGGTGTCTGGTTCCCGCGCTCGCTCCAGTCGTGGTAGTACCACGCGCCGCGAATCGGCCACTCGGGCTCGTCACCCGTCATGTTCCGCATGCTGGCGGCGGTCGAGACGACGGGCATCCCGATCTCGGTGTGGAAGCCGAAGTCCTTGCTGCCGTAGGTAGTTGGGTCGAAGTACTTCTCCGGCTCCACCCAGCCGTACGGGCCGCCGCCGGTGATGATGCCGCCGGCCGAGTTGTTCTGGTAGAGGATGCCGGGTGCCTGCCCCTCCACGGCCTCGCGCATGCCCTGGTCGATCGCGGCCGGCGGGTTGCCCTCGTTGGCCCCGCACCAGACGACCACGCTCGGGTGGACGCGGTAGCGCAGGACGGTGTCCCGCGCGATCGAGTTGAAGGCGTCGTGGTCCGGCGGGTCCATGCCCCACGCGTTGGGAAAATCGTTCCACACCAGGATTCCGTGCTCGTCGCAGGCGGCGAAGAACTCCTCCCGGTCGGACGTGCCGACCCAGTTGCGGATCATGGTGAAGTTCATGTCGCGGTGCATCCGTACGGCCGCGTCCATCCGCTCCGGCGGCATCCGGCGCAGCAACTCGTCCCAGCCCCAGTTGCCGCCCCGGGCGAAGACCCGCACCCCGTTCACGCTGATCTTCAACGGATCGGGCGTGTTGGACACCGACTTCACATCGGTCCAGGTGTCCGCGTCGTCCGACACCTGGATCACATAGGTCTTGGGGTAGGCCGACTCCCAGAGGATGGCGACCCGGTCGAAGCGCTGTGACGCTCCGAGGTCCACCTGAATCCACTGGTGATCTTCGTACTCCGAGGACCAACGGGTGCTTGTGTCACCGTCGGTGGCGTGCGCGGCCGGGTGGTCGGGATCCTCGGTGGACGCGGTCGTCGTACGACGGAGCGCGAGGTCGGTACCGGGCGCGGTGCTGTCGATGACGCCCAGGGACCACAGGGAGTTGCCCCAACTGGTGTTGCGCAGACCGCAGTTGATGCGGACGTAGCGCGCGGTCCGGGCGGTGAAGTCCTCCACCTGCAGGCTTGCGCTGCCATTGTTGAACGGCAACGGAACCGCGCTGTTGTCCACCGACGCGGCATCGGTCCAGGTGGAGTTGTCGGTGGACACCTGCACCAAGTAGGTCTTCGCGTACGCCTGTTCCCACACGAGGTCGACCCGGTCGAAGGACTGCTGCGCGCCCAGGTCGACCCGGATCCACTGGTCGTCCGTGTAGGCCGAGGACCAGCGGGTGTCGGGATCGCCGTCGGTCACACGGGCCGCGCCGTGATCGTCCCCGTCCGTGCTCGACGCGTCGGCAGGTGCGTGCAGGGCCAGGTCGGTGGCGGCCCGCGTGCTGTCGCGTACGGCCAGGGTCCACAGGGAGTAGCCCCAACCGGAGGCCCTGGTGAGGCACTTGACGCGTACGTACCGGGCTTGTCGCCGGTCGAAAGTCACGGACTGGGTATACGCGTCACCGGAGTCGGCGAACGGCAGCGGCACCTCGTACTCGTAGCCGAACTGACGGATGCCGAAGCGGGTCGTGCGGCGGTCGCTCTCGGTACCGTCGAGCGTCGCGACCAGGGTGAGCTTGTGGAGGGTCGGGTCGCCCAGTCCGTTGGGCCACCACAACGCCGGGTTGAGCAGCCGCAGTTGAGCGAAGTCGGCAGGCGCGAACGTCACGTCGACGCTTTTGCCCGCCGGCACGGTGACGGCCTTGCTGACCCGCACGTCGTCGAAGGCGGCGGAGACCGTCGTGCGGCGGTCGGTGGTGTCGGCGTTGCGGACCGGGACGACGACCGTCACTTCGGCGGCCGACACCTGGGGCAGGTCCGGCAGCACGGTGTCGACCCGCGGATCGCCGATCACGACCTGGCCGGTCGACCTCAGCCGGACGTGGTTCCAGATGCCGGCGGCCCGGTCGCGTACCGCCGGCATCCAGTCCCAGCCCGAAGAGGCAAGGTAGGTGGGGGAGTTGAGGTTCATCTGGTTGGCGCCCGCGTCCACCCAGGACTCGCCGGCCGGACCCTTGTCGCCGGGGCTGCCGGGCACCGGCATGGGCGTGATCCGCACCGCGAGCGCGTTCGCACCGCCCGTCGCGAGCAACTCGGTCACGTCGTGGGCCGAGCGGGCGAAGGGGTACGTCAGACCGCCCACGTGATGGCCGTTGAGCCAGATGTCGGCCGTGTGGTTGATGCCGTCGAACTCCAGCCAGGTCCGGCGTCCGGGCCCGGTGCGCAGACCGTGCGGCAGCTCGAAGTCCCGTTTGTACCACCAGGAATGACGGGACAGGGCCTCGGGGATGCGGAGGTTGTTCAGCCCGGCCACGGGGTCGGGAAGCTTGCCCTGCTCGACGAGTGAGGCCAGTACCGTGCCGGGGATCGTGGCGGGCAGCCAGCCGCTGGTGTCGACGGACGTCGTCGACAGCTTCGTGCCGTCGGCGCCTGCCCAGTCGTCGAGCGTCAGCCGCCAGCCGGACTCCAGCGGGACCGTGCCGTCCTCGGCCACCGTCAGCTTCGGCGCCGGCCCGGAGCGGGTGCCCCAGTCCGTCCAGCCCGTGGCCGCCGGCCGGTGGCCCTTGACGGTGCCGTAGACCTCGAAGCCGTTGAGGCCGAGGGGGTTGGGGTTCGAGCGCCGGGTCGAGGTCAGTCGTATCCAGCGTGCGGTGACCGGGCGCGGGGGCTGGATGTCGACCACTCCGCCGGTGCCCGCCGTGGTGCGGTGCACGCCGGTCCAGGAGGTGTGGTCGGTCGACGTCTCGACGACGTACTCGACCGAGTAACTCGACTGGATCTCCTGGCCCGTTGTGCCGTCGGCCGGATTGCCCGAGGTGGGCGGGGTGAACACCGGGTCGCTCGCGTCGCCTTCGAAGGTGAGGCGGATCGACGTGACCTCGCACGCGGCCTGCAGATCGACCGAGATCCGCTGCGGGTCGCCGGCCGCCGCCCGCCAGCCGCTGCCGCGCACCCCCGATGCGGCGAGCCGGTCCACCACGAACGAACCCGGGGTGGGCGCGTAGGCCGTCGAGGAGACCGACACGGGGCGGTGGAGGGCGAGTTCACCAGGAGTGGCGGGGGCTGCCGACGCGGGCTGCGGGAAACCGAGTCCGAACCCCGCCAGCAGGCCGGAACCCGTGCTGACGAAGGAGCGGCGCGACAGGTGCGGTGAACTCGACTGATCTGTCATGAGCGTGAAGTCCCATCAAAAACCGGCGGCACTGACAACGTTGCCAAAGGCTGGGACGCGAGGGAAGCTGTGTCAACCCCTGGTGCGGCGTTCTAATAAATTAGGAATTAATATTGACAGGGTTTCGGTCCCGCGCCACAGTCGTCGCCGTGACGCCGGTAGCCCCCTGTCGCAGTGCGGCCCGGGTCACGTCCTCCTGCTTCCCAACCCTCGGGAGAGGCAAGTGACTTCACATCCGCAGGTCCGCACACCCGCGGCTTCGAGACGCACCCGCCGAGCCACCGTCGTCGCCATCGCGACCGTGCTGGCGGCGACCGCCGCCCCGGTGGCCA from Streptomyces sp. NBC_01478 includes the following:
- a CDS encoding SRPBCC family protein, translated to MAGQFEATAEVNRPVEEVFAFLAEGTNDPKFSPRVQEITKTPQGPTAVGTVFTSTVKDAGMKTGRTFRITEYEAPHRIRWTETSKNILTADEGGYDLEATGPGTTKVRIFNVLEGHGIGKLLVGFALGAARKDAPAFGQRIKTAVEAS
- a CDS encoding discoidin domain-containing protein; this encodes MTDQSSSPHLSRRSFVSTGSGLLAGFGLGFPQPASAAPATPGELALHRPVSVSSTAYAPTPGSFVVDRLAASGVRGSGWRAAAGDPQRISVDLQAACEVTSIRLTFEGDASDPVFTPPTSGNPADGTTGQEIQSSYSVEYVVETSTDHTSWTGVHRTTAGTGGVVDIQPPRPVTARWIRLTSTRRSNPNPLGLNGFEVYGTVKGHRPAATGWTDWGTRSGPAPKLTVAEDGTVPLESGWRLTLDDWAGADGTKLSTTSVDTSGWLPATIPGTVLASLVEQGKLPDPVAGLNNLRIPEALSRHSWWYKRDFELPHGLRTGPGRRTWLEFDGINHTADIWLNGHHVGGLTYPFARSAHDVTELLATGGANALAVRITPMPVPGSPGDKGPAGESWVDAGANQMNLNSPTYLASSGWDWMPAVRDRAAGIWNHVRLRSTGQVVIGDPRVDTVLPDLPQVSAAEVTVVVPVRNADTTDRRTTVSAAFDDVRVSKAVTVPAGKSVDVTFAPADFAQLRLLNPALWWPNGLGDPTLHKLTLVATLDGTESDRRTTRFGIRQFGYEYEVPLPFADSGDAYTQSVTFDRRQARYVRVKCLTRASGWGYSLWTLAVRDSTRAATDLALHAPADASSTDGDDHGAARVTDGDPDTRWSSAYTDDQWIRVDLGAQQSFDRVDLVWEQAYAKTYLVQVSTDNSTWTDAASVDNSAVPLPFNNGSASLQVEDFTARTARYVRINCGLRNTSWGNSLWSLGVIDSTAPGTDLALRRTTTASTEDPDHPAAHATDGDTSTRWSSEYEDHQWIQVDLGASQRFDRVAILWESAYPKTYVIQVSDDADTWTDVKSVSNTPDPLKISVNGVRVFARGGNWGWDELLRRMPPERMDAAVRMHRDMNFTMIRNWVGTSDREEFFAACDEHGILVWNDFPNAWGMDPPDHDAFNSIARDTVLRYRVHPSVVVWCGANEGNPPAAIDQGMREAVEGQAPGILYQNNSAGGIITGGGPYGWVEPEKYFDPTTYGSKDFGFHTEIGMPVVSTAASMRNMTGDEPEWPIRGAWYYHDWSERGNQTPQNYKAAVEARLGAVTGLDDFARKAQFVNYENTRAMFEAWNANLWDNASGLMLWMSHPAWHSTVWQTYDYDFDVNGTYYGARSACEPLHVQADPEGRVLAVNHTRAALKNAVVSAQLLDLSGRRLGASRSVRLDVAPAATAKAFTAAWTDGLPDLHLLRLTLEGSDGRVLSRNTYWRYRTPDAMRALSGAPRTKVSATVGRLSRSGARSELTATVRNQGLAVAAMVRLSLKDGTTGDRVLPTLYSHNYLWLLPGESQDVTLSWPSRALPSGRPVLEAEAYNSRPATARS